A single Streptomyces sp. Edi2 DNA region contains:
- the dnaE gene encoding DNA polymerase III subunit alpha gives MSGFTHLHTASGFSLRYGASHPERLAARAAERGMDALALTDRDGLSGAVRFAKAAAEAGIRPLFGTELAVAEHGAGPVGTATARRRTPVRGGAFLDESAARAVFLARDGAAGWATLCRLVSAAHAGRAERPVLPWSALESTTDGLTVLLGPDSEVGRALAAGRPDRAARLLAPWRELYGEALCLEVVDHGRPGSGPGSGRLAARTLGFAVDQGVRAVLTNAVRYADPGQGPVADVLDSARRLVPVDRHRPESWDSGERWLKDAATMRHTAERIAEAAGFRRGLAHRLLTMTEETAGACLVDPQDDIGLGRVHFPEPRLVGAGRRTAARVLRSRCAAGMVLRGYDRDRVRWARLDDELRTIERLGYPSYFLTVAQVVDDVREMGIRVAARGSGAGSLVNHLLGIAHADPVEHGLLMERFLSERRAALPDIDIDVESARRLEAYRAIFDRFGAERVATVSMPETYRVRHAVRDVGAALGMDPAQVDRLAKAFPHIRARDARAALAELPELRGVREAGDERLWQLVEALDALPRGIAMHPCGVLLSDATLLDRTPVVPTSTEVPHTGGGEGGPLAMSPLAMSQFDKEDVEDLGLLKLDVLGVRMQSAMAHAVAEIGRATGRRIDLDDPAQVPPGDRATYDLIRSTETLGCFQIESPGQRDLVGRLQPATFHDLVVDISLFRPGPVAADMVRPFIEARHGRKPVHYPHPDLEEPLRETYGVVVFHEQIIELLRIMTGCARDEADEKRRALSHPELQGRLRAWFARCAERRGYPPEVIARTWEIVEAFGSYGFCKAHAVAFAVPTYQSAWLKAHHPAAFYAGLLTHDPGMYPKRLLLADARRRGVPVLPLDVNRSAVAHRIELVSGSGGGGPRSGAVWGLRLALCDVHGMSEAEARRIAAGQPYHSLQDLWQRARPSRPVAERLARVGALDAFGANRRDLLLYLAELHRHGRQASDGQLTLPSGALDGAGAPRAAPADQVEPAGLPDLSDVERLSAELGVLGMDTSRHLMADHRDFLAELGALPARLLRGARHGETVLVAGAKAATQTPPIRSGRRVIFTTLDDSTGLVDCAFFDDSHEACAHTVFHSWLLLVRGTVQRRGPRSLSVVGAAAWNLAELAELRREGGLEAVAARLAAGPGEPAAEADDGQDGADKGPGEGRGAGREPGPDAAPDAAPGRTIRLETGYELHPWADLQPAGERAATGRKLWHSSPGSAG, from the coding sequence ATGTCCGGGTTCACGCATCTGCACACCGCTTCGGGGTTCTCCCTGCGCTATGGCGCCTCCCATCCGGAGCGGCTCGCCGCGCGTGCCGCCGAACGCGGGATGGATGCCCTCGCGCTGACCGACCGGGACGGGCTCTCCGGGGCCGTACGGTTCGCCAAGGCCGCCGCCGAGGCCGGAATCCGCCCGTTGTTCGGCACCGAACTCGCCGTGGCGGAGCACGGAGCGGGCCCCGTCGGCACCGCTACCGCGCGGCGGCGCACCCCGGTGCGCGGCGGCGCCTTCCTCGACGAGTCCGCGGCCCGCGCCGTCTTCCTGGCCCGCGACGGAGCGGCCGGCTGGGCCACCCTGTGCCGGCTGGTCTCCGCTGCCCACGCCGGCCGGGCCGAGCGGCCCGTCCTCCCGTGGAGCGCCCTGGAATCCACCACGGACGGGCTGACCGTACTGCTCGGACCGGACTCCGAGGTCGGCCGGGCGCTGGCCGCCGGCCGCCCGGACCGCGCCGCCCGGCTCCTCGCCCCCTGGCGCGAGCTGTACGGCGAGGCGCTGTGCCTGGAGGTCGTCGACCACGGGCGGCCCGGCAGCGGCCCCGGCTCCGGGCGGCTGGCCGCCCGTACCCTCGGCTTCGCCGTCGACCAGGGCGTCCGCGCCGTCCTGACCAACGCGGTCCGCTATGCCGATCCCGGTCAGGGGCCGGTCGCCGATGTCCTGGACTCCGCCCGCCGTCTGGTGCCGGTGGACCGGCACCGGCCCGAGTCCTGGGACAGCGGCGAGCGCTGGCTCAAGGACGCCGCCACCATGCGCCACACCGCCGAGCGGATCGCCGAGGCGGCCGGATTCCGGCGCGGCCTGGCCCACCGGCTGCTCACCATGACCGAGGAGACCGCCGGCGCGTGCCTGGTCGACCCGCAGGACGACATCGGGCTCGGCCGGGTCCACTTCCCCGAGCCCCGCCTGGTCGGGGCCGGCCGCCGCACCGCCGCCCGGGTGCTGCGCTCGCGCTGCGCCGCCGGGATGGTGCTGCGCGGCTACGACCGCGACCGCGTGCGCTGGGCGCGGCTGGACGACGAGCTGCGCACGATCGAACGGCTCGGCTACCCCTCGTACTTCCTGACGGTTGCTCAAGTGGTGGACGACGTAAGGGAGATGGGCATCCGGGTCGCGGCCCGCGGGTCCGGCGCCGGGTCCCTGGTCAACCACCTCCTCGGCATCGCCCACGCCGATCCGGTCGAGCACGGGCTGCTGATGGAGCGCTTCTTGTCCGAGCGGCGGGCGGCGCTGCCGGATATCGATATCGATGTCGAGTCCGCCCGCCGGCTGGAGGCCTACCGGGCGATCTTCGACCGCTTCGGCGCGGAGCGGGTCGCGACCGTCTCGATGCCCGAGACCTACCGCGTACGGCACGCCGTACGCGATGTGGGCGCCGCCCTGGGCATGGACCCGGCGCAGGTGGACCGCCTCGCCAAGGCCTTCCCGCACATCCGCGCCCGTGACGCACGGGCGGCGCTGGCCGAGCTGCCGGAGCTGCGCGGGGTCCGGGAAGCCGGCGACGAGCGGCTGTGGCAGCTGGTCGAGGCGCTGGACGCGCTGCCGCGCGGGATCGCCATGCACCCGTGCGGGGTGCTGCTCTCCGACGCCACGCTGCTGGACCGTACGCCCGTCGTGCCCACCAGTACCGAGGTCCCCCACACCGGGGGCGGGGAGGGCGGCCCGCTCGCCATGTCCCCGCTCGCCATGTCCCAGTTCGACAAGGAGGACGTGGAGGACCTGGGGCTGCTCAAGCTCGATGTGCTGGGCGTACGGATGCAGTCCGCGATGGCGCATGCGGTCGCCGAGATCGGCCGGGCCACCGGGCGCCGGATCGACCTCGACGACCCCGCGCAGGTGCCGCCCGGCGACCGGGCGACCTACGACCTGATCCGCTCGACCGAGACGCTCGGCTGCTTCCAGATCGAGTCGCCGGGCCAGCGCGACCTGGTCGGCAGGCTGCAGCCCGCCACCTTCCACGATCTGGTCGTCGACATCTCCCTCTTCCGGCCGGGGCCGGTCGCCGCCGATATGGTGCGGCCTTTCATCGAGGCCCGGCACGGCCGCAAGCCGGTCCACTACCCGCACCCTGACCTGGAGGAACCGCTGCGCGAGACCTACGGGGTGGTGGTGTTCCACGAGCAGATCATCGAGCTGCTGCGGATCATGACGGGCTGCGCCAGGGACGAGGCGGACGAGAAGCGGCGCGCCCTGTCGCACCCCGAGCTGCAGGGCCGGCTCCGCGCCTGGTTCGCCCGGTGCGCCGAGCGGCGCGGCTATCCGCCCGAGGTCATCGCGCGCACCTGGGAGATCGTCGAGGCCTTCGGCTCGTACGGCTTCTGCAAGGCGCATGCGGTGGCCTTCGCGGTGCCCACCTACCAGTCCGCCTGGCTCAAGGCGCACCACCCCGCGGCCTTTTACGCCGGGCTGCTCACCCACGACCCCGGGATGTATCCGAAGCGGCTGCTGCTCGCGGACGCGCGGCGGCGCGGGGTGCCGGTGCTGCCGCTGGATGTGAACCGGTCGGCGGTCGCTCACCGGATCGAACTGGTGTCCGGTTCTGGTGGTGGCGGACCCCGCTCCGGTGCGGTCTGGGGCCTGCGGCTCGCGCTCTGCGATGTGCACGGCATGAGCGAGGCCGAGGCGCGGCGGATCGCGGCCGGGCAGCCCTACCACTCCCTCCAGGACCTGTGGCAGCGGGCCAGGCCGAGCCGCCCGGTGGCCGAACGCCTCGCCCGGGTGGGCGCGTTGGACGCCTTCGGCGCGAACCGGCGGGACCTGCTGCTGTACCTCGCCGAGCTGCACCGTCATGGACGGCAGGCGTCCGACGGGCAGTTGACGCTGCCGTCCGGGGCCCTGGACGGCGCGGGTGCACCGCGGGCGGCGCCGGCCGATCAGGTCGAGCCGGCGGGGCTGCCCGACCTCAGCGATGTCGAACGGCTCAGCGCCGAGCTGGGCGTCCTCGGCATGGACACCTCCCGCCATCTGATGGCCGACCACCGGGATTTCCTCGCCGAGCTGGGCGCGCTGCCGGCCCGGCTGCTGCGCGGCGCCCGGCACGGCGAGACGGTGCTGGTCGCCGGGGCCAAGGCGGCCACCCAGACGCCGCCGATCCGCTCCGGCCGCCGGGTCATCTTCACCACCCTCGACGACAGTACGGGCCTGGTCGACTGCGCCTTCTTCGACGACTCCCACGAGGCGTGCGCGCACACCGTCTTCCACTCCTGGCTGCTGCTGGTACGCGGTACGGTCCAGCGGCGCGGCCCGCGCAGCCTCAGCGTGGTCGGCGCCGCCGCCTGGAACCTCGCCGAGCTGGCCGAACTCCGCCGCGAGGGCGGGCTGGAGGCGGTCGCCGCCCGGCTCGCGGCGGGACCGGGTGAGCCGGCGGCCGAGGCGGATGACGGGCAGGACGGGGCGGACAAGGGGCCGGGGGAGGGGCGCGGGGCGGGCCGGGAGCCCGGGCCGGACGCCGCCCCGGACGCTGCCCCGGGTCGCACCATCCGGCTGGAGACCGGCTATGAGCTGCACCCGTGGGCCGACCTCCAGCCCGCGGGCGAACGCGCCGCCACCGGACGTAAGTTGTGGCACTCCAGCCCGGGGAGCGCGGGATGA